A single genomic interval of Melanotaenia boesemani isolate fMelBoe1 chromosome 4, fMelBoe1.pri, whole genome shotgun sequence harbors:
- the LOC121637815 gene encoding cytoplasmic phosphatidylinositol transfer protein 1-like isoform X1 translates to MLMKEYRICMPLTVEEYRIGQLYMISKHSHEQSDRGEGVEVVQNEPFEDPTHGSGQFTEKRVYLNSKLPSWARAVVPKIFYVTEKAWNYYPYTITEYTCSFLPKFSIHIETKYEDNKGCNDNIFDTELKDQEREVCFIDIAYDEIPERYYKESEDLRYFKSEKTTRGMLQEGWRDTQSPIMCSYKLVTVKFEVWGLQTRVEQFVHKVVRDVLLLGHRQAFAWVDEWIDMTMDEVREFERAIQEATNQKIGMFPPSISISETPLSSCALTGPASAPSTPMCTDAPESLSVPKDRPRKKSAPETLTLPDPVPSGASQGSSSNPSPTSNHIQSSTPLSSSDLAETGEQ, encoded by the exons TACCGGATCGGCCAGCTGTACATGATCAGTAAACACAGCCATGAGCAGAGCGACCGAGGGGAAGGGGTGGAGGTTGTCCAGAACGAACCGTTTGAAGATCCCACTCATGGCTCAGGACAGTTCACAGAGAAACGTGTCTACCTCAACAG TAAATTACCCAGCTGGGCTCGAGCAGTGGTTCCTAAAATCTTCTATGTCACGGAAAAAGCATGGAACTACTACCCTTACACCATAACAG AATATACT TGCTCATTCCTGCCCAAGTTTTCCATTCACATAGAGACAAAATACGAGGACAACAAAGGATGCAATGACAAT ATCTTTGACACCGAGCTAAAGGACcaggagagggaggtgtgcttCATTGACATCGCCTATGATGAAATCCCTGAGCGCTACTATAAAGAGTCTGAG GACCTGCGATATTTCAAGTCGGAGAAGACAACGCGGGGCATGCTGCAGGAAGGCTGGAGGGACACACAGAGCCCCATCATGTGCTCCTACAAACTGGTCACTGTTAAGTTTGAGGTTTGGGGTCTTCAGACACGAGTGGAGCAGTTTGTACACAAG GTGGTCCGGGATGTGCTGCTGCTGGGACACAGACAGGCATTTGCCTGGGTTGATGAGTGGATCG ACATGACAATGGATGAGGTGAGAGAGTTTGAGCGTGCCATCCAGGAGGCCACCAACCAGAAGATTGGGATGTTTCCCCCTTCGATCTCCATAAGCGAGACTCCCCTGTCCTCATGTGCCCTCACCGGCCCTGCCAGCGCCCCCTCAACCCCCATGTGCACTGATGCGCCTGAGTCCCTCTCTGTCCCCAAGGACCGACCCCGCAAAAAGTCTGCTCCGGAAACCCTGACCCTTCCAGACCCTGTTCCAAGTGGAGCTTCGCAGGGCTCTTCCTCAAACCCATCACCCACATCAAACCACATCCAGTCCTCCACACCGCTCTCCAGCTCTGACCTCGCTGAAACAGGCGAACAGTAG
- the LOC121637815 gene encoding cytoplasmic phosphatidylinositol transfer protein 1-like isoform X2 yields MLMKEYRICMPLTVEEYRIGQLYMISKHSHEQSDRGEGVEVVQNEPFEDPTHGSGQFTEKRVYLNSKLPSWARAVVPKIFYVTEKAWNYYPYTITEYTCSFLPKFSIHIETKYEDNKGCNDNIFDTELKDQEREVCFIDIAYDEIPERYYKESEDLRYFKSEKTTRGMLQEGWRDTQSPIMCSYKLVTVKFEVWGLQTRVEQFVHKVVRDVLLLGHRQAFAWVDEWIDMTLDDVRNYERKMHEKTNIKVCHDQQEHSATNPSSLDDIEIHDKAST; encoded by the exons TACCGGATCGGCCAGCTGTACATGATCAGTAAACACAGCCATGAGCAGAGCGACCGAGGGGAAGGGGTGGAGGTTGTCCAGAACGAACCGTTTGAAGATCCCACTCATGGCTCAGGACAGTTCACAGAGAAACGTGTCTACCTCAACAG TAAATTACCCAGCTGGGCTCGAGCAGTGGTTCCTAAAATCTTCTATGTCACGGAAAAAGCATGGAACTACTACCCTTACACCATAACAG AATATACT TGCTCATTCCTGCCCAAGTTTTCCATTCACATAGAGACAAAATACGAGGACAACAAAGGATGCAATGACAAT ATCTTTGACACCGAGCTAAAGGACcaggagagggaggtgtgcttCATTGACATCGCCTATGATGAAATCCCTGAGCGCTACTATAAAGAGTCTGAG GACCTGCGATATTTCAAGTCGGAGAAGACAACGCGGGGCATGCTGCAGGAAGGCTGGAGGGACACACAGAGCCCCATCATGTGCTCCTACAAACTGGTCACTGTTAAGTTTGAGGTTTGGGGTCTTCAGACACGAGTGGAGCAGTTTGTACACAAG GTGGTCCGGGATGTGCTGCTGCTGGGACACAGACAGGCATTTGCCTGGGTTGATGAGTGGATCG ATATGACTTTGGATGACGTGCGGAATTACGAGAGAAAAATGCATGAGAAAACCAACATTAAAGTTTGCCATGATCAGCAAGAGCATTCTGCAACAAACCCATCTTCACTGGATGACATAGAGATCCATGACAAAGCAAGT ACATGA
- the LOC121637815 gene encoding cytoplasmic phosphatidylinositol transfer protein 1-like isoform X3 → MLMKEYRICMPLTVEEYRIGQLYMISKHSHEQSDRGEGVEVVQNEPFEDPTHGSGQFTEKRVYLNSKLPSWARAVVPKIFYVTEKAWNYYPYTITEYTCSFLPKFSIHIETKYEDNKGCNDNIFDTELKDQEREVCFIDIAYDEIPERYYKESEDLRYFKSEKTTRGMLQEGWRDTQSPIMCSYKLVTVKFEVWGLQTRVEQFVHKVVRDVLLLGHRQAFAWVDEWIDMTLDDVRNYERKMHEKTNIKVCHDQQEHSATNPSSLDDIEIHDKT, encoded by the exons TACCGGATCGGCCAGCTGTACATGATCAGTAAACACAGCCATGAGCAGAGCGACCGAGGGGAAGGGGTGGAGGTTGTCCAGAACGAACCGTTTGAAGATCCCACTCATGGCTCAGGACAGTTCACAGAGAAACGTGTCTACCTCAACAG TAAATTACCCAGCTGGGCTCGAGCAGTGGTTCCTAAAATCTTCTATGTCACGGAAAAAGCATGGAACTACTACCCTTACACCATAACAG AATATACT TGCTCATTCCTGCCCAAGTTTTCCATTCACATAGAGACAAAATACGAGGACAACAAAGGATGCAATGACAAT ATCTTTGACACCGAGCTAAAGGACcaggagagggaggtgtgcttCATTGACATCGCCTATGATGAAATCCCTGAGCGCTACTATAAAGAGTCTGAG GACCTGCGATATTTCAAGTCGGAGAAGACAACGCGGGGCATGCTGCAGGAAGGCTGGAGGGACACACAGAGCCCCATCATGTGCTCCTACAAACTGGTCACTGTTAAGTTTGAGGTTTGGGGTCTTCAGACACGAGTGGAGCAGTTTGTACACAAG GTGGTCCGGGATGTGCTGCTGCTGGGACACAGACAGGCATTTGCCTGGGTTGATGAGTGGATCG ATATGACTTTGGATGACGTGCGGAATTACGAGAGAAAAATGCATGAGAAAACCAACATTAAAGTTTGCCATGATCAGCAAGAGCATTCTGCAACAAACCCATCTTCACTGGATGACATAGAGATCCATGACAAA ACATGA